CCCGCCGGGGCCATCCGCCTCGCCGAGGTGGCGATGAAGAATCCGGTGTTCGCCGAGATCGTCGCCACCCGCTCGGCGGAGATCCCCGGCGTGGGGACGGTCACCAACACGAACAAGATGCTCGACGACGCGGGCGTGGTCGGCGTGAAGACCGGCACACTCTCGCACTGGAACCTGCTCACCGCGAAGGACGTCCCGGTCGGCGACACCACCGTGCGCGTATACGCCGCGGTGCTCGGGCAGGACAGCAACGACGACAGGCTCGCCGTGACCAGGCAGCTGCTCGCGGGCGTCGAGGCGTCGCTTGCCGAGCAGCCGGTGTCGGTGCCGAAGGGCACCGTGGTCGGCCAGGTCGCCACGGTGTGGGGAGACCGCGTCGAGGTCGTGACGGATGCCGACACCAAGGTCGTGCTGTGGAACGGCGCTTCGGCGACCGCTGTGACCGAGCTCGATCTCGGTGACCGCACCGCCGCCGGCGCCGAGGTGGGCACACTCACCGCGAAGGGCCCCGTCGACACCGCGCAGACGTCGGTCTCGCTCGCCGAGGAGATCTCCGCCCCGAGCCCCTGGTGGCGCCTGACGCACCCCCTCGAGCTCTTCGGCCTCGACAACGGCTGACCCCCGCCCTCCCGCCCCCCGCGAGAAACCACTTTCGGCGTGAGAAACGCGTCCACGCAGGGTTTCTCATGCGCGATGTGGTTTCTCACGGAGGTGGGGCCGCGGCGGGGGGCGGGGCGGGGCAGCGGGGCGGGAACGCGAGACGCCCGCCCCGGGAGGGGGCGGGCGTCTCGGGAGGGGGCGGGCGTCTCGGGTCGGCGGGTCAGGGGCGCTCGGGGTCGGATGCCGTGGACTCGGCCTCCCGCACGGCCTCGGCCAGCTGCACCACGTCCGGCGCCTCCATCACGTCCTGCAGCGCAGCGGCGTCGGATGCGGCATCCTCGGCCTCGCCGGTGACGATGACCGGGGTCGTGCCGGTGAGTGACTCCTCGGCGTCGATGTCGGTCGCGGCCTGCTCGAACTGCGACTGGTACAGCCGCCAGTAGGCGCCCTGCTTGGCGATCAGCTCGTCGTGGTCACCCTGCTCCACGATGTCGCCGTGCTCCATGACCAGGATCAGGTCGGCGTCGCGGATCGTCGAGAGCCGGTGCGCGATCACGAACGAGGTGCGCCCCTCGCGCAGCGCCGCCATGGCGTGCTGCAGCAGCAGCTCGGTGCGGGTGTCGACCGCACTCGTCGCCTCGTCGAGGATGAGGATCGACGGCTGCGACACGAACGCGCGGGCGATCGTGATCAGCTGCCGCTCACCGGCCGAGACGTTCGACGCGTCCTCGTCGAGCACCGTGTCGTACCCCTCGGGCAGCGAGTGCACGAAGCGGTCGACATAGGTCGCCTTCGCTGCGGCGATGATCTCGTCGTCGCTCGCGCTCTCCTGCCCGTAGCGGATGTTGTCGCGGATCGTGCCCGCGAACAGCCACGGGTCCTGCAGCACCATGCCGGTGCGCGAACGCAGATCCTCGCGGCTCACCTCGGCGATGTCCTGACCGTCGATCAGGATGCGGCCGGAGTTCAGCTCGTAGAACCGCATGATCAGGTTCACCAGCGTGGTCTTGCCCGCACCGGTCGGTCCCACGATCGCGACGGTCTGGCCCGGCTCCACCCGGAACGACAGATCCTTGATGAGCGGACGGTCCTCGCTGTACGAGAAGGCGACGTGCTCGAACTCGATCACTCCACCTGTGGGTCCCTGAGCCTGTCGAAGGGCGGGCGCCTCTTCGGCATCCGCGTCCTGCTCCTCGGCATCCAGGAAGTCGAACACCCGCTCGGCCGACGCGGTGCCGGACTGCACCACGGCGGCCATGCCGCCCAGCTCGCTGAGCGGCTGGCTGAACTGCTGCGAGTACTGGATGAACGCCTGCACGTCACCGAGGCGCAGGTTGCCGCCGGCGACCATGAGACCACCGAGCACGGCGATGCCGACGTAGGTGAGGTTTCCGATGAACATCATGGCGGGCATGATGATGCCCGACAGGAACTGCGCCTTGAAGCTCGCCTGGTACAGCTCCTCGTTCTCGATCTGGAACCGGTCGAGCGCGTCCTGCTCACGCCCGAAGACCTTCACGAGCGCGTGACCCGAGAACGCTTCCTCGACGCGGGCGTTCAGCCGGCCGACCTTGCGCCACTGGATGCCGAACGCCTTCTGCGAGCGCGGACCGATGACGCCGAAGATGACAGCCATGAGCGGCAGCGACACCAGCGCCACCAGGGCGAGCTGCCACGAGATCGAGAACATCATGGCGAGCACGCCCACCACCGTCAGCACCGAGGTCAGCGCGCCCGAGAGCGACTGCTGCATGGTCTGGGTGATGTTGTCGATGTCGTTGGTGACCCGCGAGATCAGCTCACCGCGCTGCACCTTGTCGAAGTACGCCAGCGGCAGCCGGTTGATCTTCGCCTCGACGTCCTCGCGCAGGCGCCACATGGTGCGCACCATGATGACGTTGATCACGTAGCCCTGGATCCAGCTGAGCACCGCCGAGACGACGTAGATCGCCAGTACGGCGATGATGATCCAGCGCAGCCTGTCGAAGTCGACCCCGGCGCCGACCTGGAAGCTCTCCATGGCTCCGACCATGTTGGCGAAGTCGTCCTGGCCTGCGGCGCGCAGCGCCTCGACGACCTCGGCCTTGCTCATCCCCTCGGGGAATCCGGGGAAGTCCCCGAAGCCGGTGCCGAGCACGTGCGAGACGAAGCCCTCGTAGACGACGTTGGTCGCCTCGCCGAGCACCTTCGGTGCGGCCACGGCCAGCACCACGCCGATCGCACCGAGGAACGACACCAGCACGAACCACACGGCCGAGGGCTTGAGCAGCCCGATCATGCGCTTGAAGCTCGGACCGAAGTGATCGGCCTTGCCGGGAGCAGGGCCGTCGAACATGCCGCCGCCCTCGAGTCGCGCCTTCTCGGCGAGCTCGTGCTCCTCCCTCTCTGCCTCGGTCATGTCCTCGACCTGGGGTCCGGCGGCCCTGGCGCGGGCTGCGGCCATGCGCTCACGGCGAGCGGCCTTGCGGTCCACGGTCTGCTGCGTCTCCCACTCGTTCGAGTTCTCCGGCGCGGTCATGCGTCCACCCCCAGCTGCGACTCGACGATCTCTCGGTAGGTGGCACTGCCGGCGAGCAGCTCGTCATGCGTGCCGACGCCGACCATGGTGCCGCCCTCGAGGACGACGATGCGGTCGGCATCCGTGATGGTCGAGACGCGCTGCGCGACGACGATCTTCGTGACGTCGGGAAGCTCGCGCCACAGCGCCTGGCGCAGCCGGGCGTCTGTGGTGAGGTCGAGCGCCGAGAACGAGTCGTCGAAGACCAGGATCCGCGGCTGGTGCACCAGAGCCCGCGCGATCGCGAGACGCTGACGCTGACCGCCCGACACGTTCGTGCCGCCCTGCGCGATCCGCGAGTTCAGCCCGTCGGGCATCTCCTCGACGAAGTCGCGGCCCTGGGCGATCTCGAGCGCCTTCCACAGCTCTTCGTCCGTCGCGTCCTCCCGGCCGTAGCGCAGGTTCGACGCCACGGTGCCGGTGAACAGGAACGGACGCTGCGGCACCAGGCCGATGCTCGCCCAGAGCGCCTCGACGTCGGCCTCGCGCACATCCGTGCCGCCGACTCTCACCGCCCCGCCCGTCACATCGAACAGGCGCGGGATCAGCGAGACCAGCGTGGTCTTGCCCGCGCCGGTCGAGCCGACGATGGCGACGGTCTCACCCTGCTCGGCACGGAAGGTGATGCCCGAGAGCACCGGCGACTCGGCGCCAGGGTAGGTGAACTCGACGTCGTCGAACGCGACGGTGCCGGGGTTCGGGAACTCGGTGACCCCGTTCTCGGGGCGGGTCATCGACGACTCGGCGTCGAGCACTTCGCCGACGCGCTCGGCCGACACTGCGGCGCGCGGGATCATCATCGCCATGAAGCTCGACATGATCACGCCCATCATGATCTGGCCGATGTACTGCATGAACGCGAACAGGGTGCCGACCTCGACCGTGCCCTGGTTCACCTCGATGCCGCCGAACCAGATGACCGCCACGACGGTGACGTTCAGGATCAGCATGAACAGCGGGAACAGCAGCACGAACAGCGAGCCGACGTTGCGGCCGACGATCATGATGTCGGTGTTCGCCCCGCGGAACCGCTCCTCCTCGATGCGCTCGCGCACGAAGGCGCGCACCACGCGCACACCGGTGAGCTGCTCGCGCATGATGCGGTTCACCGAGTCGAGCTTGCCCTGGTAGCTGCGGAACAGCGGCACCATGCGGCCGATGATGATCCCGGCGGCGATGAGCAGCGCGGGCACCGAGACGGCGATCAGCCAGCTCAGTCCGACGTTGGTCTGCACTGCCATGATGATGCCGCCGATCGCGAGCAGCGGCGCGGTGACGAACATGGTCGCGCCCATCATCGCCAGCATCTGCACCTGCTGCACGTCATTCGTGTTGCGGGTGATGAGCGAGCCGGCGCCGAACTGCGACACCTCGCGCTCGGAGAATCCGCTGACGCGGGAGAACACGTCGGCGCGGATGTCGCGCCCCACCTGCATGGCGGCGCGGGCGGCGAAGAAGGTGGCGACGATGGATGCGATGATCTGTCCCAGCGAGATCATCAGCATGAACGAGCCGTGCGACCAGATGTAGTCGATGTCGGCCTTGGCGACGCCCTGGTCGATGATGTCGGCGTTCAGGCGTGGCAGGTAGAGCGAGGCCATGGCGCTGGCGAACTGGAACACCA
This is a stretch of genomic DNA from Microbacterium sp. YJN-G. It encodes these proteins:
- a CDS encoding ABC transporter ATP-binding protein translates to MAAARARAAGPQVEDMTEAEREEHELAEKARLEGGGMFDGPAPGKADHFGPSFKRMIGLLKPSAVWFVLVSFLGAIGVVLAVAAPKVLGEATNVVYEGFVSHVLGTGFGDFPGFPEGMSKAEVVEALRAAGQDDFANMVGAMESFQVGAGVDFDRLRWIIIAVLAIYVVSAVLSWIQGYVINVIMVRTMWRLREDVEAKINRLPLAYFDKVQRGELISRVTNDIDNITQTMQQSLSGALTSVLTVVGVLAMMFSISWQLALVALVSLPLMAVIFGVIGPRSQKAFGIQWRKVGRLNARVEEAFSGHALVKVFGREQDALDRFQIENEELYQASFKAQFLSGIIMPAMMFIGNLTYVGIAVLGGLMVAGGNLRLGDVQAFIQYSQQFSQPLSELGGMAAVVQSGTASAERVFDFLDAEEQDADAEEAPALRQAQGPTGGVIEFEHVAFSYSEDRPLIKDLSFRVEPGQTVAIVGPTGAGKTTLVNLIMRFYELNSGRILIDGQDIAEVSREDLRSRTGMVLQDPWLFAGTIRDNIRYGQESASDDEIIAAAKATYVDRFVHSLPEGYDTVLDEDASNVSAGERQLITIARAFVSQPSILILDEATSAVDTRTELLLQHAMAALREGRTSFVIAHRLSTIRDADLILVMEHGDIVEQGDHDELIAKQGAYWRLYQSQFEQAATDIDAEESLTGTTPVIVTGEAEDAASDAAALQDVMEAPDVVQLAEAVREAESTASDPERP
- a CDS encoding ABC transporter ATP-binding protein → MLGKILFRYLSKYRWLLAGVLVFQFASAMASLYLPRLNADIIDQGVAKADIDYIWSHGSFMLMISLGQIIASIVATFFAARAAMQVGRDIRADVFSRVSGFSEREVSQFGAGSLITRNTNDVQQVQMLAMMGATMFVTAPLLAIGGIIMAVQTNVGLSWLIAVSVPALLIAAGIIIGRMVPLFRSYQGKLDSVNRIMREQLTGVRVVRAFVRERIEEERFRGANTDIMIVGRNVGSLFVLLFPLFMLILNVTVVAVIWFGGIEVNQGTVEVGTLFAFMQYIGQIMMGVIMSSFMAMMIPRAAVSAERVGEVLDAESSMTRPENGVTEFPNPGTVAFDDVEFTYPGAESPVLSGITFRAEQGETVAIVGSTGAGKTTLVSLIPRLFDVTGGAVRVGGTDVREADVEALWASIGLVPQRPFLFTGTVASNLRYGREDATDEELWKALEIAQGRDFVEEMPDGLNSRIAQGGTNVSGGQRQRLAIARALVHQPRILVFDDSFSALDLTTDARLRQALWRELPDVTKIVVAQRVSTITDADRIVVLEGGTMVGVGTHDELLAGSATYREIVESQLGVDA